Sequence from the Qipengyuania gaetbuli genome:
CTTCTTCGGTTCCCTTCAACCACTCGTCCGCAGTGTCGGGCAGCTTCTTTTTCGGGTCCTTCTGCACATAGTAGCGCGCCTTGGGGTTTCCGGGCGGGTTGAGAATTGCCTGCATGTGGCCCGAGTGCGAAAGAACATAGGTAATGTCCTTCGAGCCGAAGAGCTGCGTCGAACGGTAAGTGGCCTTCCACGGGGTGATGTGGTCGGTCACGCCGCCGAGGATGAACAGGTCGCTCGTCACCTTCGACAAATCGACCTTGTGGCCGACCATTTCCACCTCGCCCTTCTTAGTGAAGGCGAGCGTTTCGAAGGCGTGCAAGAAATCACCCATCAGTGCGGCCGAGAGATTTGTAGCATCGGCATTCCAGAACAGCACGTCGAAAGCGGGCGGGTCCTGGCCGAGCAGGTAGTTGTTGATCACATAGTTCCAGATCAGGTCGTTCGGGCGCAACCACGCGAAGCCGCGCGAGAGGTCGTCACCCTTGATGACGCCCTTCTTGGCAGCGCGGCGCTTTGCCAGCGCGAGGCCGTTTTCGCTGACGAGCGAACCTGCCTCGATATCGTTCTGCTTGGGGTGCAGCACGCAGACCATGAGCGTGAGCGCGCCGAGTAGATCGTCCTTGTCCGAGGCCATCTTGCTGGCGAGCATCGATGCGGTCTGGCCGCCCGAGCAGCCCGCGGACACGTTCACCTTCTTCGAACCGGTGATCTTGCTGACCGCTTCCATCGCCTCGCGGCAGGAGCGGACGTAGTCGGTCATGTCCCAGTGGCCCTGTTCCTTGCTGGGGTTCTTCCAGCTGATCACGAAGGTCTGGATGCCGTTGTCGAGCTGGTACTTCACCACCGATTTTTCGGGCGACAGATCGTTGATATACATCTTGTTGATCTGCGGCGGGATGGTGAGCTGCGGGATCTCGTAGACCTCGTCCGTGGTCGGGGCATATTGCACCAGTTCCATCATCTCGGTGCGCAGGACGACAGAACCCTTCGATGTCGCGATATTTTCGCCCAGCTTGAACGGCTTCTTGTCGACCTGGCTGACCATGCCCTTGTTGTGGACCATGTCATCGTAGGCGTTCTTGAGGCCCTTGATCAGGCTGAGACCGCCGCTGGTGATCGCCATTTTCTGCGCCGTGGGGTTGCCGACCAGCGTATTGGTCGGGGCAAGCCCGTCGATGATGATATTCGAGATGAAACGGGCGCGGTCCTTTTCGAGCTCGTCGAGCTCGAGGTCCTCGAGCCATTTGGACGCGCCCTTCTGGACAGCAAGGTAGTACTGCATGCCGGCGCGCATGAAGGGGTTGTACTGCCAGGCCGGGTCCTGGAACCGCTTGTCTTTCGGATCGGGGGCAAGATCGCTCTGGCCGGTCATGATCTTGACCATGTCCTGACCCATGTCCTGACCGTGCTTCATCAGCCGCTGGGGGTCCGATGCCGTTTCACGCAGCATGACGGCGACCGCACCGAAGATATCCTCGCGCGTGAGGCCGATGAGCGGGCCAAGAGCGCTGGTGGACTGGGCGGCTTCGTCTTCGAGCTGTGCCATGGGTATTCCGGGTCCCTTTCGTTCGTTCTTATGTCGGTATCACTAAGCCAACACGTGCCGCTGCGCCAGCGTTCCGATTATCCGCGTGCTGCAATCATGTCGGCGATATCGACGAATTTCTCGCGCGGGGCGCCTTCGCGCGCTGCGGCGGCTTCGGCTTCCTCGATCTTTTGCCAGTCGCGGAAAGTCACGACGTCGAGCCCGCGAGCCGCTGCCAGTTCATCGAACCCCTCGCGCCCGAGCTTACGACCGCCCTGTCCGATGTCCTCTGCCACGAGGTCGATGACGCCATAGCCGTCGGGCCGGTTGGTGCCGATGGTGCCGGTAGGTCCGCGCTTGGCCCAGCCGACGCAGTAAAGGCCGGGAAGGATGCGGCCGTCGTCATTGGCGAACTTGCCCTGCCGTTCATCGAACGGGACACCTTCGATCGAAGAACTGCGATAGCCGATGCAGCTGATGACCAGGTCGGCGGGCACACGGTATGTCTCGCCGGTGCCCAGGGCGCGGCCTTTTTCGATTACGGTCTTTTCGACCTCGACCGCGCTGACCTTGCCGTCCTTCCCGACGAAGCTGACGGGGTTGGCGAAGAAATCGAACTCGATCCCGATCGGCGTTTCGCCATGGATACTGGCCGGGATCGCCGCGAAATCGCGCAGCAACGTAACCGATTTGCGCAGACCCGGCTCGAGGATGAGATCGTCGTCCACCGGCGGCAGGTCTTCGGGGTCGACCATCGGGCTGGCCCGTTCGAGATGCATCAGTTCGCCAAGTTCCTTGGGCGTCATCATGATCTGGTGGGGACCGCGCCGGCCGAGGATCGTCACCGTTTCAAGCTTCGACCCACGCAAGGCGGACAGCGCGTGTTCGACGATATCCGATCCCGCCATCTCTCCTTCTGTCTTGGACAGGATCCGGGCGACGTCGAGCGCGACATTGCCCATGCCGATGACAACCGCGTGCTTGCCCGAGAAATCAGGGTCGAGCGCGGCGAAATCGGGATGCCCGTTGTACCATCCGACGAAGGCCGCGCTGCCGAAGATGTTGCCGAGATCTTCCCCCTCGAGCCCCAGCTGGCGGTCATGTGGCGCGCCGGTTGCAAAGACGACTGCATCGTAGAGGTCCTGCAGCTCCGGCACGGTCACGTCGGTGCCGACAGTCACATTCCCGACGAAACGCACATTTTCCGTGAGTGCAGTCTTTTCGTAGCGCCGCGCAACCGCCTTGATCGACTGGTGGTCGGGAGCGACGCCGGTGCGGATCAGTCCGTAAGGTACCGGGAGCTTGTCGAAAACGTCGATACGGGCATCATCGCCCCACTTCTTGCCTGCCGCTTCTGCAGCGTAATAGCCTGACGGACCCGAGCCGATAATAGCGATGTGACGCATCTGCGGTCCTCTCCCCCGCTGAATGAGTAGCGACAATGCCTCCGTAAGCAGCACTGTGCAAGCATGCGCCAAGCCGCGCTCACAGGTCGGTTCGATGGTTATGCATTGGGTAAGTATTTTCGATTAGGAAACGCGCAACGCCCGGCCTGGATCGGGAAACGGGATTGCAATCGGATATTGGAATGAGCGGATTTTTCTCGAAACGGTCGAAAGCCAAGGCCGGGGCATCGGGCAAAGGCGGCAAGGTCGCCGCCGCCAATGATTCCGAAGCGCCCAAAATGCTCTCGCGTCTCGAACTGCTCGACAGTTTCGAGAATGCCGGGCTGGGCTGGTTCTGGGCCAGCGACAGCGACGGCCGCCTCATCTATCTCTCGCCTGCCGCACTCAAGGAACTCGGTTTCTCCGAGGATGACGTAGTGGGTACACCGCTGGCCGAATTCTTCCTGCAGGACGAAGAATGCACGCGCGAAGGCCGTCCGTTCAAATTCGTCGTTTCTGCGCGCGGTTCCATCTCGCACCATCCGGTGCAAATTGTTGGTGGCGGCAAGGAAAGCGGGCAGTACTGGGAACTGTCGGGCGTCCCCCAATACGATAGCGATCGCAATTTTCTCGGCTATCGCGGCAGCGCCAAGGACATTACCTCGACCCGTGCATCGCGCCTCGATGCAGAGCGTCTTGCCCAGTTCGATTCCCTTACCGGTTTGGCGAACCGCCATCGCATGAACAAGCGGCTGGAATCGACGCTCAAGGCGTTCCAGGCCTCGCAACGCAGCTGTGCGCTGCTGATGCTCGACCTCGACCGCTTCAAGCAGGTCAACGATACGCATGGCCATCCGGCAGGCGACGAACTGCTCAAGCAGGTCGCGAACCGTATCGAGCGGATCATCGGCAACAAGGGCGAAATTGCACGTCTTGGCGGTGACGAATTCCAGGTCATGCTGCAGGATATCGACGACCGTGCGGAACTGGGCGAACTCGCCGACCGCCTGATCAAGATGATTTCGCAGCCTTACCAGATCAAGAACACCCGCGTGTCGATCGGTACGTCGGTCGGCGTGGCAGTGTCACCGTTCGATGGCGTCGAGCCGGAAGAACTGGTCAAGGCAGCCGACCTTGCGCTTTACGGCGCCAAGGCCAAGGGCAAGGGCTGCTATCGCTTCTACAATGTCGACATGCGTGACGGCGCGCAGACACGCAACCGGATCGAGATGGATTTGCGGCAGGCGATCGAGGACGGCGACCTGCGCATGTACTACCAGCCGATTGTCAAGGCGAAGGATCACACGCTCCATTGCCTCGAGGCGTTGATGCGTTGGGAACATCCGGAGCGGGGCTTTATCCCGCCCTCGCAATTCATTCCGGTGGCCGAGGAAATCGGCATGATCACGGAACTGGGCGATTGGGCCTTGCAAGAGGTCTGCCGCGATGCAGCCAAGTGGCCGTGCGAACTGCGCGTTGCAGTCAACGTGTCGGCAATCCAGTTCGCCAATGACGACTTTCCCAAGAAGCTGAAGGAAGTGCTGCGCGAGACCGGAATGCCGGCACGCCGTCTCGAGCTCGAGATTACCGAGAGCGTTTTCGTTGGCGATGCTGACCGCACGCAGACCATGTTCGAGGAATTGAAGCGTATCGGCGTTCGCCTTGCGCTCGACGATTTCGGCACCGGCTATTCATCGCTCAGCTACCTGCAAAAAGCGCCGTTCGACAAGATCAAGATCGACCAGGCGTTCGTTCGCGGCGCGACCGAGAAGGGCAACAACAATCCGGCGATCATGTCTGCGATCGTGAACCTTGCCGAATCTCTCGGAATGGAGACCGTTGCCGAGGGCGTGGAAACGAAGGACGAACTGGACCTCGTGGAAGCGCGCGGCGCTAGCCATATCCAGGGTTTCATCTTCGCCCATGCCATCAGCAACTTCGAATTGCTGGAACGGCTGGAGAGCCAGCAATTGCAGTATGAGCCGCGCGGACCCGAACGCTTCCGCGCCGAGCGCAGGACCGTCTATCGCCGCGTCGGACTGATCCACGAAGACCACCGCTACCACGTGATGATGCGCGACCTTTCCAAGACCGGTGCGCGCGTCGAGGGGCTGCTCAACGTCCCCGTAGGTACTCATGTGGTGCTGGATCTCGGCGGTGGCCAGCTGGCGGTCGCGACGGTTCGCCGTTCGGACGAATTCACGCAGGGGCTCGAATTCGAGACGCCGCTCATCAGCGACGGCTCGGACGGGCTGTGTACGCGCCACCGCGTCTCGCCTTACGAGATTGCGGCAGCAGCAAACCAGCCTTTGGCGAGCCTGCCGGAAGATCCCTATGCCGTCCTCATGGCCGAAAACATCGCCAACGGGACGCGCAGGCAGTTCCTGGAAGTCGATACCAGCAACAAGCCGCGCAAGAAAAAAGCCGGTTGATCGGGGACATTTACGCTTGGTGTTAGGCTAAAAATAACCATTCCAGCCTAGACCTCGTAAAGAGAGTTCAACGTTTTCGAGGTCGACCCGCCATGGGGGCCATGCCCTTTTCCAACCTGTTTTCCTCGCGCAAGGACGCGGGCGATGTGGTGGGCCAGTGCACATTTGCGGTCTCCGACAAGGCGCGGATCGTCGACGAAATCGAAGCAAGCGGCGTGCTGGGCTTCTGGGCTACCGACCGTCAGGGCAACATCGCTTACATCTCCCCTGCCATCGCTGCACGCCTCGGTTCGACGCAGGATGAACTCATCGGCACCCAGCTGCAGCAAGTCCTCATCCCCATCGAGGGAGAAACGGATGGCCGTTCGCTTGGCCTGAAGCTCAATACCCGCAAATCCTTCGCGAATTTGTCGACACAGGCCCAGGCGCCGGGCAATGATGCGGTGCTTAGCCTTTCCGGCCGTCCGCTTTATGACGAGCAGACGGATTTTGCCGGTTTCCGCGGAAGCGTGGTCGACGTCACCGAGGAATTCCGCGCCGAGGAAGAGGCAAATCGCCTCGCCAAGTTCGATTCGCTGACCGGTCTCGCCAACCGGCACCGGATGGAGCAGCGCATAGATTCCACGTTGCATGCCTTCTGCGCTGCCAAGCGGACGGCTGCGCTGATGATGCTCGACCTCGACCGCTTCAAGCAGGTCAACGATACGCTCGGCCATGCCGCCGGTGACCAGCTCCTGCAGCAGGTGGCCGATCGCCTCCGCAGCGCTGTCGGTAGCCGCGGCGAGATCGGGCGTCTGGGCGGCGATGAATTCCAGGTCCTGATCCCCGACATGGACGATCGCGGTGAACTGGGCGAGATCGCCAAGAAGATCATCCAGATGCTCTCGCAGCCTTATTCTGTCGAAGAAGGCCGCTGCACTATCGGTTGCTCCGTCGGGGTGGCGATTGCCCCCTATGACGGCGTCAAGCGCGAGGAACTGACCCGTGCGGCAGACCTTGCGCTCTATGCCTCGAAGAACGGCGGACGCGGCCAGTTCCGCTTCTATGCGGCAGACCTCGAGCACGAGGCCAATCTGCGCAAGCGCATGGAAGAGGACCTCGCCAGCGCGATCGAGAACGGCCATTTCACCATCGAATACCAGCCGATCGTGGAACTGGGTTCGAACCGGGTGGTGGGCCTTGAGGCCAAGTATTCGTGGGAAGACGAGGATCGCGGCCGTGTCTCGCCAGACACTTTCCTCCCGATTGCAGAGGGCAGCCGCCTGATCGTGCCGATCGGCGAATGGGCCCTGCGCCGTGCTTGCGGGGACGCGGTGAAATGGCCGGGCGACCTGCGCCTTTCGCTCAATATTTCTCCCGTCCAGTTCGAAGCCAACGGCTTTGCCGACCTTGTCGGGCAGATCCTGGAAGAGACCGGCCTCGACCCTTCGCGGCTCGAACTTGAACTGAACGAATCTGTCCTGCTCGGCGATGCATCCAAGGTCGATGCAGTCCTCAGCCAGCTGTTTAAGCTGGGCGTTCGTCTGACTCTCGACCAGTTCGGCACGGGCATGTCCTCGCTCGCTTATCTGCGCCGGGCTCCGTTCAATACTCTCAAGATCGGAGCGAAGTTCTTCGAGCCGGTGCTCGGCAACGACCTCGGGGACATGGACCTCGTGCGCGCGGTAGTGGCTCTGGCGAATGCGATGGGAATGGAAACGGCCGCTTCGGGCGTGCACGCCCTGCCGTTGATGGAAGAGCTGCACCATCTCGGCGTGAACCAGGTGCAGGGGTTCGTCTTCTCCGACGCCATCGGCCACGAAGCCGTCATGCAGGAAATCACGAGCGGCGAGTGGGTGCTCAAGCCCACCGACCAGGGAAGCCAACGCGCCAATCGCCGCACTGTTTTCCGTCGCATCGGCCTTATCCACGAAGACCACTATTACGACGTGACGCTGCGCAATCTGTCGCGCACCGGCGCCATGATCGAAGGGCTTGAAGACGTGCCGGTGGGCACGATGTTCGTGCTCGATTTCGGTGGCGGCCAGCTGGCTGTCTGCACCGTGCGCCGGACGATGGGGGATACGCAAGGTCTGGAATTCGAGCAGGAACTGGTCGACGACGGGGCAGGCGGCTTGTGCACCCGGCACCGTGTCAGCCCGTACGAACTTGCTGTTGCCGGTGCTCCCTTGCAGGCCCTTCCGGCCGGCAAACACGCCATGGCGGACCAGGCGCCGGCCAATGCCGGTTTCGCCAAGTTCAAGCTCTCGCCCAACGCGCCAAGCCAGAACCAGAACTGAGCGCGTTGCAGCGCTCTAATTCCGGCTGACAGCGCAGTTTTGCGCCGCTAAAGGCGCTGGCGTAATGACTGACCTTTCCAAGATCCGCAATTTCTCGATCATCGCCCATATCGATCACGGAAAGTCGACGCTCGCCGACCGGCTGATCCAGTTCACCGGCGGCCTGACCGACCGCGAGATGTCCGAGCAAGTCCTTGATAACATGGACATCGAGAAGGAACGCGGCATCACCATCAAGGCGCAGACCGTGCGCCTCAACTACACCGCCAAGGATGGCGAGACCTATGAGCTCAACCTCATGGACACGCCCGGCCACGTCGACTTCGCCTACGAGGTCTCGCGCTCCCTGGCCGCGTGCGAGGGCGCTCTGCTGGTTGTCGACGCCGCGCAGGGCGTGGAAGCCCAGACGCTCGCCAACGTCTACCAGTCGATCGAGCACGACCACGAAATCGTCCCCGTCATCAACAAGATCGACCTGCCCGCCGCCGAACCAGACAAGGTCCGCGCCGAGATCGAGGACATCATCGGCCTCGACGCATCGGACGCCGTCCTCACCTCGGCCAAGTCCGGCATCGGCATCGAGGACACGCTGGAGGCGCTCGTCGCCCGCATCCCGCCGCCGCAGGGCGACCGCGA
This genomic interval carries:
- a CDS encoding putative bifunctional diguanylate cyclase/phosphodiesterase, whose product is MGAMPFSNLFSSRKDAGDVVGQCTFAVSDKARIVDEIEASGVLGFWATDRQGNIAYISPAIAARLGSTQDELIGTQLQQVLIPIEGETDGRSLGLKLNTRKSFANLSTQAQAPGNDAVLSLSGRPLYDEQTDFAGFRGSVVDVTEEFRAEEEANRLAKFDSLTGLANRHRMEQRIDSTLHAFCAAKRTAALMMLDLDRFKQVNDTLGHAAGDQLLQQVADRLRSAVGSRGEIGRLGGDEFQVLIPDMDDRGELGEIAKKIIQMLSQPYSVEEGRCTIGCSVGVAIAPYDGVKREELTRAADLALYASKNGGRGQFRFYAADLEHEANLRKRMEEDLASAIENGHFTIEYQPIVELGSNRVVGLEAKYSWEDEDRGRVSPDTFLPIAEGSRLIVPIGEWALRRACGDAVKWPGDLRLSLNISPVQFEANGFADLVGQILEETGLDPSRLELELNESVLLGDASKVDAVLSQLFKLGVRLTLDQFGTGMSSLAYLRRAPFNTLKIGAKFFEPVLGNDLGDMDLVRAVVALANAMGMETAASGVHALPLMEELHHLGVNQVQGFVFSDAIGHEAVMQEITSGEWVLKPTDQGSQRANRRTVFRRIGLIHEDHYYDVTLRNLSRTGAMIEGLEDVPVGTMFVLDFGGGQLAVCTVRRTMGDTQGLEFEQELVDDGAGGLCTRHRVSPYELAVAGAPLQALPAGKHAMADQAPANAGFAKFKLSPNAPSQNQN
- a CDS encoding FAD-dependent oxidoreductase, which encodes MRHIAIIGSGPSGYYAAEAAGKKWGDDARIDVFDKLPVPYGLIRTGVAPDHQSIKAVARRYEKTALTENVRFVGNVTVGTDVTVPELQDLYDAVVFATGAPHDRQLGLEGEDLGNIFGSAAFVGWYNGHPDFAALDPDFSGKHAVVIGMGNVALDVARILSKTEGEMAGSDIVEHALSALRGSKLETVTILGRRGPHQIMMTPKELGELMHLERASPMVDPEDLPPVDDDLILEPGLRKSVTLLRDFAAIPASIHGETPIGIEFDFFANPVSFVGKDGKVSAVEVEKTVIEKGRALGTGETYRVPADLVISCIGYRSSSIEGVPFDERQGKFANDDGRILPGLYCVGWAKRGPTGTIGTNRPDGYGVIDLVAEDIGQGGRKLGREGFDELAAARGLDVVTFRDWQKIEEAEAAAAREGAPREKFVDIADMIAARG
- a CDS encoding PHA/PHB synthase family protein — translated: MAQLEDEAAQSTSALGPLIGLTREDIFGAVAVMLRETASDPQRLMKHGQDMGQDMVKIMTGQSDLAPDPKDKRFQDPAWQYNPFMRAGMQYYLAVQKGASKWLEDLELDELEKDRARFISNIIIDGLAPTNTLVGNPTAQKMAITSGGLSLIKGLKNAYDDMVHNKGMVSQVDKKPFKLGENIATSKGSVVLRTEMMELVQYAPTTDEVYEIPQLTIPPQINKMYINDLSPEKSVVKYQLDNGIQTFVISWKNPSKEQGHWDMTDYVRSCREAMEAVSKITGSKKVNVSAGCSGGQTASMLASKMASDKDDLLGALTLMVCVLHPKQNDIEAGSLVSENGLALAKRRAAKKGVIKGDDLSRGFAWLRPNDLIWNYVINNYLLGQDPPAFDVLFWNADATNLSAALMGDFLHAFETLAFTKKGEVEMVGHKVDLSKVTSDLFILGGVTDHITPWKATYRSTQLFGSKDITYVLSHSGHMQAILNPPGNPKARYYVQKDPKKKLPDTADEWLKGTEEVSGSWWPYWMEWVQARAGKQKKAPAKLGNKEYEPLDPAPGLYVMEAC
- a CDS encoding EAL domain-containing protein — encoded protein: MSGFFSKRSKAKAGASGKGGKVAAANDSEAPKMLSRLELLDSFENAGLGWFWASDSDGRLIYLSPAALKELGFSEDDVVGTPLAEFFLQDEECTREGRPFKFVVSARGSISHHPVQIVGGGKESGQYWELSGVPQYDSDRNFLGYRGSAKDITSTRASRLDAERLAQFDSLTGLANRHRMNKRLESTLKAFQASQRSCALLMLDLDRFKQVNDTHGHPAGDELLKQVANRIERIIGNKGEIARLGGDEFQVMLQDIDDRAELGELADRLIKMISQPYQIKNTRVSIGTSVGVAVSPFDGVEPEELVKAADLALYGAKAKGKGCYRFYNVDMRDGAQTRNRIEMDLRQAIEDGDLRMYYQPIVKAKDHTLHCLEALMRWEHPERGFIPPSQFIPVAEEIGMITELGDWALQEVCRDAAKWPCELRVAVNVSAIQFANDDFPKKLKEVLRETGMPARRLELEITESVFVGDADRTQTMFEELKRIGVRLALDDFGTGYSSLSYLQKAPFDKIKIDQAFVRGATEKGNNNPAIMSAIVNLAESLGMETVAEGVETKDELDLVEARGASHIQGFIFAHAISNFELLERLESQQLQYEPRGPERFRAERRTVYRRVGLIHEDHRYHVMMRDLSKTGARVEGLLNVPVGTHVVLDLGGGQLAVATVRRSDEFTQGLEFETPLISDGSDGLCTRHRVSPYEIAAAANQPLASLPEDPYAVLMAENIANGTRRQFLEVDTSNKPRKKKAG